The DNA segment CAAAAGCAAAACCCATACTAGCACATATTGCTTTAAGTAAAGCAGGTTGAACCATAGTATGCGTAAAAGCACTCAAGGCATCTATAGGCTTTAAAGATACTAAACACAAAATAAAACCAACACCAAATAAAACACTTTTAGTTTCGTATTTTTTTATCAACAAAACTATGGCAATTAAAGTCCCCAAAGCAGCTATAACTAAATACATATCTTGAATTAAATTTTGCATTTTTCTCCTTAATAAGTATATTCTTGATCTAATTTTAAAAGGCTTTCTTGCATAGGATAAGTAAAAATTTTTACATCTTTAAAACCTACGGATTTTAAGGTATTATTTTTGATCTTTAAAGCACAACCTTCAGGTAAAGCATAAACTTTATCATTAGGATTTATGATCAAATATTCTTGCAAACGCTCTTCGCGACTTTCTCCATTATGTCCTTTTATTTTACCGCTTATAAAATGAGGATTTATTTGATATGGAAAAAGATTTAAACTATCAAAACTTTGAGGCATTACTATAGGCATATCATTAGTTGTTTTTATACTTGCACCTGCTATATTTGATCCAGCACTCCAACCTATATAACAGGCACCATTCATAACACTATTTTTTATACTTTCTAATAAATCATTCTTATACAGTTGATTTAAAAGCTCAAAACTATTTCCTCCACCTACCATGATTACTTTAGCATTTAAAATAGCTTCTTTAAAATTATCAAATTTGTGTAAAGATTTTATATTATCTTTTTGTAAACCTTGTCTTACTTTTTCTTCATATTCATCATAAGTTCTCCGAACACCTGCATAAGGTATAAAAAGAATTTGCTCATTTAAAACATTATTTTCATTTAAAAAAGAATCGATAAATTCTTTTGTATGGCTTAAATAAGGGCTATCTTGATAAGATGATGCACTAAAAAGCAAAAGATTTAGCATATTTTCTCCTTATAATTTTTAAACATTATAATATATTAAACCATTGATACTAATAATAAAAAATTATTTATTTTTAAAATATTATTAAATTTTTACATTATGTAATTTTTTAAAAAAATATTATTGTTTTTAACAAACATATATTTATAACTTAACTAAAAATTATAATTTTAAAAATAAAAAAGAGAGTTTTTATAAACTTGATGTTAAAATCACATTCTCAATATTAAATCAAAGTAAAAAACAATGAAAGAAATTTTAATCACAAATGATGATGGTTATGAAAGTAAAGGGCTTACAAAACTTGTCAAAATGCTTAAAAAAGAATTTAAAGCTAAAATTACTATAGTAGCTCCAGCTACTGAAAAATCGGCATGTTCGCATTCTATTACCTTAACAAAACCTTTAAGATTTCATAAAATCAAAAAAAGATTTTATAAACTTGATGATGGGACTCCTGCTGATTGTATTTACCTTGCTTTACACACTTTTTACAAAAAACGTTTGCCAGATCTTGTAATTAGTGGAATTAATAAAGGGGCTAATATAGGTGAAGACATCACCTATTCAGGCACTTGTGCAGGAGCTATGGAGGCAGTTTTACAAGGAATTCCTGCAATTGCTTTATCACAATTTTATCAAGATAATCAAGAAAAATTAGATTTCAAACTTGCCTTAAAAATTACAAAAAAAATAGTCAAAAATATTTTTAAAAAGAATTTTCCCTTGGATAAGAAAGAATTTTTAAATATTAATTTTCCTTCTACAAGAATAAATTTCAAAGGTATTAAGGTTTGCAAAGCAGGGAAAAGAATTTATAATTATAAAGCTCATGCAAATACCAATCCTAGAGGTGTGCGGTATTATTGGTTGGCTACAACTAACCTTGATCATGAGCATGAAAAAAGATCTGATATTGCACTTTTAAAACAAGGTTATGTCACAATAACCCCTATAATGCTTGATCTAACAGCTTATAAACAAATAAAAAATCTCAAAAAATGGATAAAAAATGGATAGATACACTCGTATAAAATGGCTTGTAAATGATGATAATTTTGCCAAAATTCAAAACACTAAAGTTTTAGTTTGTGGGCTTGGGGGTGTTGGCGGAATATGTGTAGATGCCTTATATCGCAGTGGTTTTACCAATCTTACCTTAATAGATGCTGATAAATTTGAAGTCACAAATCAAAACCGCCAACTTCATAGTGAAAACATAGGTGAAGAGAAAGCTAAAGTTTTTGAAAAAATTTATAAAGCTAAGGGAATAGTAAGCAAAATTGACAATCAATTTTTAAATGAATTTGATTTAAGTAAATTTGATTTAATCATCGATGCGATTGATGACATACCAGCCAAAGTAGCTTTAGTAAATTTAATCAATTTTAAAAAACAAATTTTTATTTCATCAACTGGCGGAGCTAGAAAATTAGATCCTACACGCATAAGAACAACAAGTATTTTTAAAACTTATGGCGATGCACTTGCAAAAAAATTCCGTTATGAACTTAGAAAATCTGGATTTAAGGGAAATTTTGATGTAGTATTTTCTGATGAAGAAGCAAATTGCAAAAATCTTGGCTCCTTTATGGGTGTCACAGCTTCATTTGGACTTGCTTTAGCTTCTTTAGCTTTAAGAAAAGTACTTGAAAAATAATGCGATGGTTTTTATTTATAAGTATTTTATGTAATCTTACTTTTTCAAATGAAATTTTGCAAGATATTTTTAAAGATTACAATGAAAGTGGAATTTTTATTGCATATGATGGTAAAAATTATTATAGCAATGATTTTAAAAAAACAGATAAAAGAATTTTACCTGCTTCTACTTTTAAGATTTTCAATGCCCTAATAGCACTTAATGAAGGCGTTGTAAAAGATATCAATGAAATTTTTTATCACTACAAAGGTGAAAAAGTATTTTTACCATCTTGGAAAAATAATGCAAATTTAGCCCTAGCTATGCAAAGATCTCAAGTTACTGTATTTAAGAAATTAGCTAGAAAAATTGGCTTAGAAAAAATGCAAGCGAATTTAAATAAACTCAACTACGGTAATAAAACAATAAGTAAAATAGATGAATTTTGGCTTGATAATTCCTTAAAAATAAGTCCAAAAGAACAAGCAAATTTGCTTTTTAAGCTCGCTAACTTAGCATTAGATTATCCTAAAAATATACAAAAAGAACTTATAAATATCATCAAACTAAGCGAAAATAATCATTATGAACTTTTTGCAAAAACAGGTTGGGGTTTAGATAAATTTGGGCAAATAGTGGGTTTTGCAAAAGATAAAAAATCTCATCAAATTTATGCTTTTGCTTTATGTATGGATATAAGTGATTTTAATAAACTTTATCTAAGAGAGAAGTTAGCAAAAAAATATCTATCAAACTTAATCAAATTTGGCACATAAAAAATAAAGGATGATAAGTTAAGGTATTTTGAAATTCTTTTTCATAATTTTTCAAAAATTCTTTTCCTATAAAAAATTTTTTCTGCAAGGCATTTACTCCGCTTAGTTTTAAATGTTTAAAAAGTCCTAAAGTAGAGTTAAATTTCAAATTTACAACCTTTTCTTTAGCTTGCAAAACTTTAAAATTTGTAGAAAGTTTTTTTGAAATTTGCTCTAAACTCAAATAATCTAATGACAAATTTGTGCTTTGTTTTATTTGTATGAAATTTTTTTCTCCAAAGGTAGAAAAAAGTAAAATCCCATTTTTATTTAGCATGCTCGTAAAATTTTCTAAAAGATCATCTATCTTTAACCACTGCATACAAGCATTTGAAGCTATAAGATCAAATTTTTTCGTATAAAAATGATGATTTTTAAGTTCATTCATATCAAAAATGCCAAATTCTTCATATCGACAAGGATTTTCAAAGAAATAAATATCATTTAAAAAATACTTTTTAAATTTTATATTTTTTTGCAGCATTTGACTAAATTCTCCTGTGCCACATCCAAACTCAAGTACCTCATCAAAACAACTTAAATCACTTTCAATAAGCATTTCGCAAAGCTCTTTAGCCATGTCTTTTTGCACAGGCGTATTTGTATTATAAGTGTCTTTTGCTCTTATGAAAGATTGCAAAGCTCTTCCCAAGTGTGGTATTTAAAAAATGCAAAATGTGGCTCATCAACAAACCTTGCTTTTTCTTTGAAAAAATTTAAAGTATGTTTAGGTGGGAAAATTTTATCATCTTTGCTAATTATCGCTTTAGCCCAAGTGAAATTTTCATTTAAATCTTTAGTACAAAACTCATATAAGCTAAAAAGCTCATTTTTTAAATGCTCACTTTCTTCAAAGTAAAACCAGCCACTCAAATTAGCTCTTTTTTCAAACAAATTTGCTTTAAAATCTTTTAAAACAAATCTTTTCATTGTAAACTTATAAATAGCATTTTTAATCCCGAATTCATCATTTATAGCCAAATTTGTACCATTTATAGCTATTTTTTTATCAAATTTTAAATCTTTTAAAATTTTACTCGCTACACAAACTCCCATAGAAAAGCCAACAAGAATAATTTTTTCAAATTTATTAAGATTAAATTCCCAATCAAAACTCGTATAATCATACACCATTAAAACATTTACATCACTTTTTAAATGCGTAAAATGGCTAAAATGCGAACAAAACCCTGAAAAAAACAAAATCAACTCGCGCGAATTTGCATTTTCATGTAAAAAATGAGTTTTCAAAATACCTCCAAAACTTTTTCTAAATCTTTTTTCACTAGCCCAGCATGCAAAGAAAAACGAATTCTAGCTGTATTTTTAGCCACTGTTGGCTCTTTAATAGCAAGCGCAAAAACACCTTTTTCTAAAAGCTTTTGAGAAATTTTACTAGCTAATGTATTTTGCCCTAAAACAAAAGAGATGATATAAGCCTCACCTAAAACTGCACCTTTGCTTGCCAAAGCATTTTTAAACCAAGTGCTTAGCTCCAAAAGCTCATTTCTTTGAGTGTTAAATTCGTGCAAATGCTTAAATACATGCAAAGTCCAAGCTACATTGATAGGTGCAATAGCGGTTGAATATATAAAAGCTCTTGCTTTATTGATAAAAAATTCTTTTTCATCGCTTATCATGCAAGCTCCCATAGAAGCTATGGCCTTACCAAAGGTAAAAACTAAAAAATCTATTTCCTTTTCTAAGCCCAAAAAATTCACATAACCCAAACCATTATCTCCAAAACACCCCACACTATGTGCTTCATCTATATAAATTTTTATATTTTTGTATTCTTTTTTTAAGCTTACAAATTCTTTTATAGGTGCAAAATCCCCGTCCATACTAAATAAAGCTTCACTTATGATAATGATGTTTTCAAATTCTTTATAATGCTTTTGTACTAAGCTTTGTAAATGCTCTATATCATTGTGTTTAAATCTTATAAATTTAGCCCCACCAAGCCTTAAACCATCAATGATACTTGCATGCACTTGTTTATCCGCTAAAAACAAAGTATTTTTAATACTTGCTAAAGCTTGTAAACAGCTTATATTTAAAGCATAGCCATTATTAAAATGTAAGATTTTTCTGCCTAACTTAGCTTCTAAAAAGCTTTCAAATTCATCAAAAATAGCATAATTTCCACTCAAACTTCTTGAGCTTGAACTAGAAAATTCAAATTCTTTTAAATGTGTTAAAAAATCTTGCTTTAACGCTTTTTCATTGCTTAAATTTAAATAATCATTTCCTGCTAAATTTAGCAATTTTTGCTCATTATAAATAACATATTTTCCATCATGCTTTAATGAGCGTAAAATTCTAAAATTATCTTGTTGTTTTAATTCATCTAAAATTTGCGTAATTTGCATTATTTTTTAAGCCTTATGTAGTTTTAACAATCTAAATCATCTCTTAAATCACAAGCTTTTCCAAAATATTCTAAAGCTTTAGAAATATCTTTTCTAACACCAGATCCAATTGCATACATAGCTCCAAGATTAAAACAACCTAAATCACTATTTAAGTCACAAGATTTTTGATATAATTCAACTGCTTTAAAATTATCCTTTTTTATGCCAGATCCATTTGCATACATAATTCCAAGATTAAAACAACCTAAACCATCATTTAAGTCACAAGATTTTTTAAAGCATTTTAAAGCTATTAAATAATCGCCTCTATCGTAAGCTTTAATTCCTTTTGCAACCAAATCCTCTTGCGAGTATACAAAATTTAAAAATAAAATTGCTAATACAATTAATACTTTTTTCATGTTTTACTCTAAATTTAAGATAAAAGACTAATTATATAAATATTTTACAAATAATACTTTTTTCATTTTAAAACATAAATTTGACTAAAAAAATTGTAGTATCATTAAAATAAAAAATCAAAGAAGCAAATATGAATTTAAAAGAACTAGACTTAAAATACATTTGGCACCCTTGCACGCAAATGAGCGATCATGAATTTTTACCTTTAATACCTATAAAAAAAGCTAAGGGAATATATTTGTATGATTTTGATGAAAAATCATACATAGACTGTATTAGCTCTTGGTGGGTAAATATTTTTGGCCATTGTAATGATTATATAAACGAAAAAATCAAAGATCAGCTACAAAATTTGGAACATGTTTTACTTGCAGGCTTTTCGCATGAGCCTATCATAAAGCTTTCACAAAGACTTTGCAAACTTTTACCTTTTGATAAATGTTTTTTTGCAGACAACGGAAGTTCAGCCATAGAAGTAGCTTTAAAAATGAGTTTTCAATACCACTTAAACAATGGCTCTAAAAAGGATAAATTCTTAGCTCTTAGCAATTCTTATCATGGAGAAACCTTAGGTGCATTAAGCGTTGGCGATGTAGCGCTTTATAAAAAAACCTATGAGCCTTTACTTTTAAAAAATATCACAACGCCTGTGCCAACTAGCAAGGACTATACAAAAGAACTTGAAATTTTAGAAAGCATTTTAAAAAATCATCATCATGAAATTTGTGCTTTTATACTTGAGCCTTTACTTCAATGTGCAGGCAATATGCATATGTATGAGCTTGGGTATTTAAATGAAGCGATTAAGCTTGCTAAAAATTATGATGTGCAAGTGATATTTGATGAAATAGCCACAGGTTTTGGACGCACAGGAGAAATGTTTGCGCTAGATTATTGTTCACAAAGCATTGATTATATATGTCTTTCTAAAGGTATCACGGGCGGGTATTTACCCCTTTCAGTAGTGCTTACTAAAGATGAAATTTATGAGAAATTTTATGATAGCTATGAAAGTCAAAAAGCCTTTTTACACTCTCACTCTTACACAGGCAATGCCCTAGCTTGCGTAGCGGCTAATGCGACTTTGGATATTTTTGAAAAAGAAAATATCATCACAAAAAACAAAATCAAAAGTGCTTTTATAAAAACTCAATGGGAGAGTTTAAAAGAATTTGAATTTTTAGGAAATTTTAGAAATTTAGGTATGGTGAGTGCATTTGACATACAAAAAAGCAAATACCAAAGAGCTGGACTTGAAGTTTTTCAAAAAGCCTTAGAAAAAGGATTACTTTTAAGACCACTTGGAAACACTATATATTTTATGCCACCATATATTATAAATGAAGATGAAATTTCTTATGTAGTGCAATCTTTAAGAGAGATTTTTAAGAATTTTTGAAAGTTTTTCACATACTGTATCATCAAATTCTATAATAGGAATTGAAGTATATTTACTTATAAAATCCTTGCTAAAATTATCTTGAGTTTTTAAGATTAAAGCAAGAATTTTAATATCTCTTTGTTTTAGTGCTTCTATGCTTAAAAGCGTGTGATTGATACTTCCTAGATAATCTTTTGCGACTAAAATCGTAGGGTACTTAAACGCACTCATATAATCAATCATCGTTTTTTCATCATCAAGGGGCGAAAAAAGCCCACCAGCTAGTTCAATAATGAGTTTATCACTTTGTGGAATTTGTATATCAAAGGCCTTATAGTTTAAATTTTCTAAAATCCTGCCTTTGTGTGGCGAAGCAGGAGTTTGCAAAAACACACCTTCTTTAAAAATCTTAGTTTTTGGGCTAAATTGAGATACTACCTCGCTATCTTTTGGCGTGCCTGCTTGAATAAGCTTAAAATAATCAAAGCCCAATTCCTTACAAAGCCTAGCACTTAGATAAGTCTTACCAACATCTGTGTCTATACCGCTGATATAAATTTTCATATTTTTCTTAGGAAAGTATTTTTAAGCCTATTGTACAAGCAATAATTATGATAATCAACGAAAGCTTTATAAAGCTTTTATTTTCTTTATAAAAAAGAATTCCAATTATCACTCCACCAGCAGTACCAACTCCAGTCCATATAGAGTATGCTACGCTCATAGCTATGCTTTGCATACTCAAACTTAAAAATCCAAAAGAGAAGGCAAAACTAATTGCTAAAGCCAAAAAATACAACCTCTTTTTAGTTTTAACCAATTCTTTCATGATAACAATACCAAGAACTTCAAAACATGCTGCAAGATTGAGAAAAAACCATTCCATATTAACTCTCTTTACTTGCAAATTTAAGCCCTATAACACTCAAAAGCAAAATAGCTATCAAAATAATTTTTATAATAGATACAGGCTCGTTAAAAATCAACATTTCGTTTAACACTACACCCACAGTTCCAATACCCACAAAAACACTATAAACAATACTTACTTCTAATTTTTCACAAGCTTTTAGCATGCATGCAAATGAAATATAAACACCTATGATAGTTAATACATAGTGCCAAATTTCACTAGAATGTTTCAAACCACTTACCCAAAAACATTCCACAACTCCACCTAGCACAACCATAAACCAAGCAAAATTTGCACTCATTTGTTTAAACATATACATCCTTAAAATCAAAAGTGCAAATTATACCAAATTTTAATATTTCATAATTTTAAATATTTCACTAATAAAATTAAATATTTATTAATATACATTTAATTTTTATTTTTATAAAATAAAAATTACTATAAATTACATTAAGGAAGTAAAAATGAAATTATTAATAAAAAGCAAAAATATTTTGCTCACATTAGCAAGTATAGCACTTTTATCAAGTACCAATGTACTAGCAAAAAATTTCGAACCAGTTATTGTTATCCATGGAGGTACAAGTGGATTAGGTCTTACCGAAGAAGAATTTATTAAAAGAGAAAAGGTAATGAAAGAATCTTTAAAAGCTGGTCAAAACATACTTGAAAAAGGAGGAAGTTCTGTTGATGCAGTTATTGCAGCTATAAAAGTAATGGAAAATAGTCCTGAATTTAATGCTGGAAAAGGAGCTGTATTTACTTCAGATGGATTTAATGAACTTGATGCTTCTTTAATGGATGGAAAAAGTTTGAATGCAGGTGCTATTGCTATGGCTAGAACTATTAAAAATCCTATAGAAGCAGCAAAAATTGTCATGGATAAAACTCCTCATACTTTAATAGCAGGAGAAGGTGCTGACAAGCTTGCTAAAAACAATGGCCTAGAGATTGTTAATCAAAAATATTTTTACACAGATCACAGATATAAACAATTACAAGATGCTAAAAAAAGTAAAAAAGTATTACTTGATAGTGATAAAGCAAAAGCTCATTTAGGAATAAGCACAGAACCTTACTTAGGAACCGTTGGAGCCATTGCTTTGGATAAAAATGGAAATTTAGCAGCAGGAACAAGCACAGGCGGAACTACAAATAAAATGACAGGTCGCATTGGAGACTCTCCTATTATAGGTGCTGGAAACTATGCAAATAACGACTCAGTAGCAGTATCTTGCACAGGAACTGGAGATATTTATATTAGAGTTGCTGCTGCCCACGAAGTTGCATCATTATATAAATATAAAAAATTATCAGTACAAAAAGCAGCTGAAGAAACCATAAAAGAAGTAGCAGAACTTGGCGGAACGGGCGGAATTATTTCTATTGATAAAAATGGTAAAGTAGGATATGCTTGGACTAAAGATAAGCTAGGTATGTATCATGGCGAAGCAAGAATAGGTAAAGAGCCTAAGATATTTTGGCCTGTAGATAAAAAATAATTATCGAACTTTAATTAATCTCGTGCCTCGTAGCTTAAAAATCTTTGAGGCACTATTTTCGAAAAAAATTTCATCTATAATCTCATCAGCATTTTGTCTAGCCCATTTTTCATCAAATTTTTTTCCATGTTTATTTGCTGAAGTAGAATAAAGCCAATCAAATTGTTTTAAAAATTCTTCATGAGCACAATCTTTTACAACGCGTATTGCTTTAGAATTAGAGTATAAAAAAGTAGTTTTTTTGCTTTTTCTAATGGTATTTTTAAAGTATTTTGGAATTCTTGTAAGCTTTTGAAGCTCACTAAATTTAGCTGTTGTAATAAGACAAGGTTTATTTAATTGCCTTTTTTTGAGTTTATTAAGGGCTTTTAAATCTTTACTTAAAAACCCAGCAGTTGTATCAGTTTGAGCTAAATAAATCATCCTTTTAAATATTCTTGTAAGCTTTTAATTTCTAAATAACTTTTATTTTGCATAGCTTTTATAGCTTTAACTCCTGCATAAGCGGCTCTTAAATTTGTAAAATATGGAGTTTTAAAACGCAAAATATTTGCTCTAATTTTTTTAGTATCACCTTTAAAGCTATGCTCATCACTTGTATTGATAGCTAAATGGATTTCAGCATTTTTAATTTTATCTTCAACATTTGGACGACCTTCTGAAATTTTATGCACAAATTCACATTCTATTTTTGCTTCTTGTAAAATTTTATAAGTTCCACTAGTAGCTATAATTTTAAATCCAAGTTTAATATATTCATTAGCTAAATCCACTGCATATTTTTTATCTTTTTCTCTTAAAGATAAGAACACATTCCCACTTTTTGGTAAAAAATTTGATGAAGCAAGTTGGCTTTTTGCATATGAATTTGCGAAATTTTCACTCAAGCCCATGACTTCTCCAGTTGATCGCATTTCAGGACCAAGATCAAGATCGCTGCCACTAAGTTTTGCAAAAGGAAAAACAACCCCTTTAACACTAATATGATTTGATTTTTTAGCTTTTAAAATTCCATTTTTTTCTTCAACCACTTCAAAAGTATCATAAAATTTCAAACTTTCTCTTAAATTCCCTTGCCACATTACGCGTGTTGCTACTTTAGCTAAAGGAATTCCAGTAGCCTTACTTACAAAAGGCACTGTTCTACTTGCTCTTGGATTTACTTCTATCATATAAAGTTTATTTTCATAAATTGCAAATTGTATATTTAAAAGCCCTACAACTCCTAAATTTAAAGCTATATCTTTGGTTTTTTGTTCAATTAATTCAAGCATTTTTTCATCAATATTTAAAGCAGGTAATGAACATGCACTATCACCTGAATGAATTCCTGCTTCTTCAATATGCTCCATTATCCCAGCTACATATACATCTTTGCCATCACAAATAGCATCAACATCAAGCTCAGTCGCATTGTCTAAGAACTGATCTATTAAAACAGGACTTTTATCACTCACATCTACTGCTTCTTGCATATAAATTTTAAGCTCATTTTCATCATATACCACGCGCATAGCACGTCCACCTAAAACATAACTTGGTCTAACAAGAACAGGATAGCCTATCTCATTTGCTTTTGTTATTGCCTCTTCTACGCTAATTACTGTGCCATTTTTTGGTTGGTTAATCCCTAAATCATCTATGAATTTAGCAAATTTTTTTCTATCTTCTGCTAAATCTATCACTCTGGCACTAGTTCCTATAATCTTAGCACCAATTACACTTAAACGCTTAGCAAATTTTAACGGAGTTTGGCCACCAAAATGCACAATTACCCCATCTGGCTTCTCTTTGTCAATCACCGCTCTTAAATGCTCAAAATCAATGGGTTCAAAATACAAAATATCACTTGTATCATAATCTGTCGAAACTGTTTCAGGATTACAATTATACATGATAGTTTTCACGCCCATGTCTTTTAGAGCAAATGAAGCGTGCACACAAGCATAATCAAATTCAATCCCTTGCCCTATACGATTAGGTCCTCCGCCTATAATCATTACTTTTTTATCTTTTTTATCTTTACCATCTTTAATTTGAGTTAATTCGCTAGCATTGACACTAGAATATAAATAAGGTGTAAGAGCTTCAAATTCACCCGCACAAGTATCTACCTCGCTATATTGAACAATAATTTTTTGTTTCATTCTCGCATAATA comes from the Campylobacter insulaenigrae NCTC 12927 genome and includes:
- the pepE gene encoding dipeptidase PepE encodes the protein MLNLLLFSASSYQDSPYLSHTKEFIDSFLNENNVLNEQILFIPYAGVRRTYDEYEEKVRQGLQKDNIKSLHKFDNFKEAILNAKVIMVGGGNSFELLNQLYKNDLLESIKNSVMNGACYIGWSAGSNIAGASIKTTNDMPIVMPQSFDSLNLFPYQINPHFISGKIKGHNGESREERLQEYLIINPNDKVYALPEGCALKIKNNTLKSVGFKDVKIFTYPMQESLLKLDQEYTY
- the surE gene encoding 5'/3'-nucleotidase SurE; the encoded protein is MKEILITNDDGYESKGLTKLVKMLKKEFKAKITIVAPATEKSACSHSITLTKPLRFHKIKKRFYKLDDGTPADCIYLALHTFYKKRLPDLVISGINKGANIGEDITYSGTCAGAMEAVLQGIPAIALSQFYQDNQEKLDFKLALKITKKIVKNIFKKNFPLDKKEFLNINFPSTRINFKGIKVCKAGKRIYNYKAHANTNPRGVRYYWLATTNLDHEHEKRSDIALLKQGYVTITPIMLDLTAYKQIKNLKKWIKNG
- a CDS encoding dinucleotide-utilizing enzyme, molybdopterin/thiamine biosynthesis family 1 — translated: MDRYTRIKWLVNDDNFAKIQNTKVLVCGLGGVGGICVDALYRSGFTNLTLIDADKFEVTNQNRQLHSENIGEEKAKVFEKIYKAKGIVSKIDNQFLNEFDLSKFDLIIDAIDDIPAKVALVNLINFKKQIFISSTGGARKLDPTRIRTTSIFKTYGDALAKKFRYELRKSGFKGNFDVVFSDEEANCKNLGSFMGVTASFGLALASLALRKVLEK
- the blaOXA gene encoding OXA-493 family class D beta-lactamase encodes the protein MRWFLFISILCNLTFSNEILQDIFKDYNESGIFIAYDGKNYYSNDFKKTDKRILPASTFKIFNALIALNEGVVKDINEIFYHYKGEKVFLPSWKNNANLALAMQRSQVTVFKKLARKIGLEKMQANLNKLNYGNKTISKIDEFWLDNSLKISPKEQANLLFKLANLALDYPKNIQKELINIIKLSENNHYELFAKTGWGLDKFGQIVGFAKDKKSHQIYAFALCMDISDFNKLYLREKLAKKYLSNLIKFGT
- a CDS encoding biotin synthesis protein BioC, with amino-acid sequence MQSFIRAKDTYNTNTPVQKDMAKELCEMLIESDLSCFDEVLEFGCGTGEFSQMLQKNIKFKKYFLNDIYFFENPCRYEEFGIFDMNELKNHHFYTKKFDLIASNACMQWLKIDDLLENFTSMLNKNGILLFSTFGEKNFIQIKQSTNLSLDYLSLEQISKKLSTNFKVLQAKEKVVNLKFNSTLGLFKHLKLSGVNALQKKFFIGKEFLKNYEKEFQNTLTYHPLFFMCQI
- a CDS encoding pimeloyl-ACP methyl esterase BioG family protein, which translates into the protein MKTHFLHENANSRELILFFSGFCSHFSHFTHLKSDVNVLMVYDYTSFDWEFNLNKFEKIILVGFSMGVCVASKILKDLKFDKKIAINGTNLAINDEFGIKNAIYKFTMKRFVLKDFKANLFEKRANLSGWFYFEESEHLKNELFSLYEFCTKDLNENFTWAKAIISKDDKIFPPKHTLNFFKEKARFVDEPHFAFFKYHTWEELCNLS
- a CDS encoding aminotransferase class I/II-fold pyridoxal phosphate-dependent enzyme yields the protein MQITQILDELKQQDNFRILRSLKHDGKYVIYNEQKLLNLAGNDYLNLSNEKALKQDFLTHLKEFEFSSSSSRSLSGNYAIFDEFESFLEAKLGRKILHFNNGYALNISCLQALASIKNTLFLADKQVHASIIDGLRLGGAKFIRFKHNDIEHLQSLVQKHYKEFENIIIISEALFSMDGDFAPIKEFVSLKKEYKNIKIYIDEAHSVGCFGDNGLGYVNFLGLEKEIDFLVFTFGKAIASMGACMISDEKEFFINKARAFIYSTAIAPINVAWTLHVFKHLHEFNTQRNELLELSTWFKNALASKGAVLGEAYIISFVLGQNTLASKISQKLLEKGVFALAIKEPTVAKNTARIRFSLHAGLVKKDLEKVLEVF
- a CDS encoding TPR repeat protein, Sel1 subfamily is translated as MKKVLIVLAILFLNFVYSQEDLVAKGIKAYDRGDYLIALKCFKKSCDLNDGLGCFNLGIMYANGSGIKKDNFKAVELYQKSCDLNSDLGCFNLGAMYAIGSGVRKDISKALEYFGKACDLRDDLDC
- a CDS encoding adenosylmethionine--8-amino-7-oxononanoate transaminase — translated: MNLKELDLKYIWHPCTQMSDHEFLPLIPIKKAKGIYLYDFDEKSYIDCISSWWVNIFGHCNDYINEKIKDQLQNLEHVLLAGFSHEPIIKLSQRLCKLLPFDKCFFADNGSSAIEVALKMSFQYHLNNGSKKDKFLALSNSYHGETLGALSVGDVALYKKTYEPLLLKNITTPVPTSKDYTKELEILESILKNHHHEICAFILEPLLQCAGNMHMYELGYLNEAIKLAKNYDVQVIFDEIATGFGRTGEMFALDYCSQSIDYICLSKGITGGYLPLSVVLTKDEIYEKFYDSYESQKAFLHSHSYTGNALACVAANATLDIFEKENIITKNKIKSAFIKTQWESLKEFEFLGNFRNLGMVSAFDIQKSKYQRAGLEVFQKALEKGLLLRPLGNTIYFMPPYIINEDEISYVVQSLREIFKNF
- the bioD gene encoding dethiobiotin synthase, producing MKIYISGIDTDVGKTYLSARLCKELGFDYFKLIQAGTPKDSEVVSQFSPKTKIFKEGVFLQTPASPHKGRILENLNYKAFDIQIPQSDKLIIELAGGLFSPLDDEKTMIDYMSAFKYPTILVAKDYLGSINHTLLSIEALKQRDIKILALILKTQDNFSKDFISKYTSIPIIEFDDTVCEKLSKILKNLS
- a CDS encoding DMT family transporter, with product MEWFFLNLAACFEVLGIVIMKELVKTKKRLYFLALAISFAFSFGFLSLSMQSIAMSVAYSIWTGVGTAGGVIIGILFYKENKSFIKLSLIIIIIACTIGLKILS
- a CDS encoding DMT family transporter, with product MFKQMSANFAWFMVVLGGVVECFWVSGLKHSSEIWHYVLTIIGVYISFACMLKACEKLEVSIVYSVFVGIGTVGVVLNEMLIFNEPVSIIKIILIAILLLSVIGLKFASKES